In Arthrobacter sp. UKPF54-2, the following are encoded in one genomic region:
- a CDS encoding ABC transporter permease, producing MTLTGQRPARVDQEPGSRPALSHRLAERGIDKLLLLLLPALVFALVLFVYPFVYGLGLSFQPKTGGVFGAYVKFFTDPSVRGLDSIWVTLQLALPAALLNVLVSVPIAYKMRGKFRGKRALTTVLVIPITLGTVLTAEGLLNFFGQRGWLNRFLGLLGFEPLQLVQNYWGVLWSLIISGFPFAFLLILSYLSGIDPSLEAAARTLGADWKQRFRRITLPLLAPGLAITFCLTFVLAFSVFPSAILVGDPSGSTRVIAYVAYNAWGQQFDYPLASAAAIVMGAVELVVIVLVLIWRSRMYKGSTGGKG from the coding sequence GTGACCCTCACCGGGCAGCGCCCGGCCCGGGTGGACCAGGAGCCGGGAAGCCGGCCCGCACTGTCCCACCGGCTGGCCGAGCGCGGCATCGACAAGCTTCTGCTCCTGCTGCTGCCCGCCCTGGTGTTCGCCCTGGTGCTGTTCGTTTACCCGTTTGTCTACGGTTTGGGACTGTCTTTCCAGCCGAAAACCGGCGGGGTGTTCGGCGCCTACGTGAAGTTCTTCACCGACCCGTCGGTCAGAGGCCTGGATTCGATCTGGGTAACCCTGCAGCTGGCACTCCCGGCGGCCCTGCTGAACGTCCTGGTCTCCGTTCCGATCGCGTACAAGATGCGCGGGAAGTTCCGGGGCAAGCGTGCCCTGACCACGGTGCTGGTCATCCCCATCACGCTCGGCACCGTCCTCACCGCCGAGGGCCTGCTGAACTTCTTCGGACAGCGCGGCTGGCTGAACCGCTTCCTTGGACTTCTCGGGTTCGAGCCGCTCCAGCTGGTCCAGAACTACTGGGGCGTGCTCTGGTCCCTGATCATCTCGGGGTTCCCGTTCGCCTTCCTGCTGATCCTGTCCTACCTCTCCGGCATCGATCCCTCGCTCGAGGCCGCCGCCCGGACCCTGGGCGCGGACTGGAAGCAGCGATTCCGCCGGATCACCCTGCCGCTGCTGGCACCGGGGCTGGCCATCACCTTCTGCCTGACCTTCGTCCTCGCCTTCAGCGTCTTCCCCTCGGCCATCCTCGTGGGCGATCCGTCCGGGTCCACCCGCGTCATCGCCTACGTGGCCTACAACGCCTGGGGCCAGCAGTTCGACTACCCGCTCGCGTCCGCAGCGGCCATCGTGATGGGCGCCGTCGAACTGGTCGTCATCGTCCTGGTGCTGATCTGGCGCTCCCGCATGTACAAAGGATCCACCGGAGGTAAAGGCTGA
- a CDS encoding ABC transporter permease: MSLTLKPKAGATPAAAKRPLAASPGTFLIWGSMAVFLLLLLGVVSSVVVNSFAKEWFDTWLPSGYTPAWYADAWKEYDLGQVIGTTLTVSIAVVGISVLIGAPASYVLARRSFPGKNILMLVFLLPIMMPPITYGIPLATLLTYYHLAPGLTGVILANLVPSIPFVILTMTPFIEQINPSIESAARMCGANMLRLFTRILAPLLVPGILAAAVLVLVRTVGMFELTFLTSDSTSDTLVVALFTAMTGAGIRAQQSVDAMAVVYMLMMMVLLVVALRFVNPTQLVSQVREETD; encoded by the coding sequence ATGAGCCTCACACTGAAACCAAAGGCCGGCGCCACGCCCGCCGCCGCCAAACGGCCGCTGGCGGCCTCCCCTGGAACGTTCCTGATCTGGGGAAGCATGGCCGTGTTCCTGCTGCTGCTGCTCGGCGTCGTCTCCTCGGTGGTCGTCAACTCCTTCGCCAAGGAATGGTTCGACACCTGGCTGCCGTCGGGCTACACGCCCGCCTGGTACGCCGATGCGTGGAAGGAATACGACCTCGGCCAGGTTATCGGCACAACGCTGACCGTCTCCATCGCCGTCGTCGGAATCTCCGTGCTGATCGGAGCTCCTGCCTCCTACGTGCTGGCCCGCCGCAGCTTCCCGGGCAAGAACATCCTGATGCTCGTGTTCCTGCTGCCGATCATGATGCCCCCGATCACCTACGGCATCCCGCTGGCCACGCTGCTGACGTACTACCACCTGGCACCGGGCCTGACCGGCGTGATCCTGGCCAACCTTGTCCCGTCCATCCCGTTCGTCATTCTGACCATGACGCCGTTCATTGAGCAGATCAACCCGTCGATCGAATCGGCGGCCCGGATGTGCGGCGCCAACATGCTGCGGCTGTTCACGAGGATCCTTGCGCCGCTGCTGGTACCGGGCATCCTCGCTGCCGCGGTCCTGGTGCTGGTCCGGACAGTGGGCATGTTCGAGCTGACCTTCCTGACCTCGGATTCCACCTCTGACACCCTCGTCGTGGCGCTTTTTACGGCGATGACCGGGGCCGGCATCCGCGCCCAGCAGTCCGTGGACGCGATGGCTGTGGTCTACATGCTCATGATGATGGTGCTGCTGGTGGTGGCCCTGAGGTTCGTCAACCCCACGCAGCTTGTCTCTCAGGTCCGCGAAGAGACGGACTGA